In one window of Flavobacterium ginsengisoli DNA:
- the serS gene encoding serine--tRNA ligase encodes MLQIAFIRENQEKVIKALAKRNIDAKSVVEEVVQLDENRRVAQVELDNTLSESNKLSKDIGELMKAGEKAKATILKEKTVSLKEKSKELSEKAEALAVELTNKLYTLPNLPADIVPEGKTPDDNLNVFQEGDIPVLHEGAQPHWELVKKYDIIDFELGVKITGAGFPVYKGKGARLQRALINYFLDKNTAAGYNEVQVPHLVNEASGFGTGQLPDKEGQMYHSTIDDLYLIPTAEVPVTNLFRDVILNESDLPVLHTAYTPCFRREAGSYGAHVRGLNRLHQFDKVEIVRVEHPDNSYAALDGMVEHVKEILQELKLPYRILRLCGGDMGFTSALTYDFEVFSTAQDRWLEISSVSNFETFQANRLKLRFKDKDGKNQLAHTLNGSSLALPRVLAGIIENYQTPEGIVIPEVLRPYCGFYIIN; translated from the coding sequence ATGTTACAAATTGCATTTATTAGAGAAAATCAAGAGAAAGTAATCAAGGCTTTAGCAAAACGAAATATCGATGCTAAAAGCGTTGTTGAAGAAGTGGTTCAATTAGACGAAAATCGTCGTGTTGCACAAGTGGAATTAGACAATACTTTATCAGAATCTAATAAATTGTCCAAAGATATTGGTGAATTGATGAAAGCTGGAGAGAAAGCTAAAGCGACAATCTTAAAAGAAAAAACAGTTTCGCTAAAAGAAAAAAGCAAAGAACTGAGCGAAAAAGCAGAAGCTTTGGCCGTTGAGTTAACGAATAAATTATACACTTTACCAAATCTACCGGCTGATATTGTTCCTGAAGGAAAAACTCCAGACGATAACTTAAATGTTTTTCAAGAAGGAGATATTCCCGTTTTGCACGAAGGAGCACAACCACACTGGGAATTGGTGAAGAAATATGATATTATCGATTTTGAATTGGGTGTAAAAATCACTGGTGCAGGATTTCCTGTTTATAAAGGAAAAGGAGCTCGTTTACAACGTGCTTTAATCAATTACTTTTTAGACAAAAATACCGCTGCAGGATATAATGAAGTTCAGGTTCCTCATTTAGTAAACGAAGCTTCAGGATTTGGAACGGGACAATTGCCAGACAAAGAAGGACAAATGTATCATTCTACAATTGATGATCTATATTTGATTCCAACAGCTGAGGTTCCAGTTACCAACTTATTCCGCGATGTTATTTTAAACGAAAGTGATCTTCCTGTTTTACATACAGCATATACACCATGTTTTCGTCGTGAAGCAGGTTCTTACGGAGCTCACGTTCGCGGGTTAAACCGTTTGCACCAATTTGATAAAGTAGAAATTGTTCGTGTAGAGCATCCAGATAATTCTTATGCTGCGCTTGATGGAATGGTTGAACACGTAAAAGAGATTCTTCAAGAATTGAAATTACCTTATAGAATTTTACGCCTTTGCGGAGGTGATATGGGATTCACATCTGCGTTGACGTATGATTTTGAAGTGTTTTCTACAGCACAAGATCGTTGGTTAGAGATCAGTTCTGTTTCTAACTTTGAAACTTTCCAGGCAAATCGCTTGAAATTACGTTTCAAAGACAAAGACGGAAAAAACCAATTGGCTCATACGCTTAACGGAAGTTCATTGGCGCTTCCGCGTGTTTTAGCTGGAATTATTGAAAATTACCAAACTCCAGAAGGAATCGTAATTCCAGAGGTTTTACGTCCTTACTGCGGATTTTATATTATAAATTAA
- the lgt gene encoding prolipoprotein diacylglyceryl transferase produces the protein MKNGILNWNVDPVIFWITDSFPLKYYGALFACGLLLGFYIVRNIYKKENLSLDNLDSLLIYVIVGTVLGARLGHCFFYEPDYFFKHPIEILLPIQKIKGAYQFVGYQGLASHGGSIGVITAMILYCRKFKVQFLGLLDKMSVAVPVTGAFIRMGNFMNSEIYGKPTDGSWGVIFQRDDLIPRHPTQLYEAFAYILIFGILFYMYKSEKIRNAQGLIFGTFLTLLFTARFIIEFFKENQEAFENNMLINMGQILSIPFILIGLGLIFWKSKKVSVYGNSLQ, from the coding sequence ATGAAAAACGGAATATTAAATTGGAACGTAGATCCTGTCATTTTCTGGATTACGGATAGTTTTCCGTTAAAATATTACGGAGCTCTTTTTGCCTGCGGACTTCTTCTCGGGTTTTATATCGTCAGAAACATATATAAAAAAGAAAATCTTTCCTTAGACAATCTCGATTCTTTACTTATTTATGTCATTGTCGGAACCGTTTTAGGGGCAAGACTTGGACATTGTTTCTTTTACGAACCAGACTATTTCTTCAAACATCCTATAGAAATTCTTTTACCAATACAAAAGATAAAAGGAGCTTATCAGTTTGTTGGTTATCAAGGTTTGGCAAGTCATGGAGGTTCGATCGGAGTTATTACGGCAATGATTTTATATTGTCGAAAATTTAAAGTTCAATTTTTAGGGCTTTTAGATAAAATGTCTGTTGCGGTTCCTGTAACGGGTGCTTTTATCAGAATGGGAAATTTTATGAACTCTGAAATTTATGGAAAACCTACTGACGGAAGTTGGGGAGTGATTTTTCAGAGAGATGATTTAATTCCTAGACATCCAACGCAATTGTATGAAGCTTTTGCTTATATATTGATTTTTGGAATTCTGTTTTATATGTACAAATCAGAAAAAATCAGAAATGCGCAAGGATTAATCTTCGGAACTTTCTTAACTTTATTATTTACAGCTCGTTTTATAATTGAATTTTTCAAAGAAAATCAAGAAGCTTTCGAGAATAATATGCTGATTAATATGGGACAAATTTTAAGTATTCCATTTATTTTAATTGGTTTGGGCTTGATTTTTTGGAAAAGTAAAAAAGTCTCAGTTTACGGTAACAGTTTACAGTAG
- a CDS encoding DUF4286 family protein: MIIYNVTTNIHESVHDQWLKWMQEKHIPEILATEKFSSARIVKVLVEEEMGGITYSVQYITDSKETLEKFYIEDEPEFHREALSLFADKMLSFRTELEVISEH, encoded by the coding sequence ATGATTATTTATAACGTTACCACAAACATACACGAAAGCGTTCATGACCAATGGTTAAAATGGATGCAGGAAAAACACATACCCGAAATTCTCGCAACTGAAAAATTTTCTTCTGCACGAATTGTAAAAGTTTTGGTTGAAGAAGAAATGGGCGGAATTACATATTCTGTACAGTATATAACAGACAGTAAGGAAACTTTGGAGAAATTTTATATTGAAGATGAACCAGAATTTCATAGAGAAGCTTTAAGTCTATTTGCAGACAAAATGCTTTCTTTCAGAACAGAATTAGAGGTTATTTCGGAGCATTAA
- the mgtE gene encoding magnesium transporter, which yields MEFKISKELIKQIAQLIQAKNNKELEILLNDIHHADFAEILDEVEIDDATYIFKVLDSEKTAEILLELDDDLREKILSRLSPKEIAEELDELETNDAADIIGELSKDRKAEVISELQDVEHAKSIVDLLRYDEDTAGGIMHKELVKVNENWNVLTCVKEMRIQAENVSRVHSIYVVDDENRLKGRLSLKDLLTTSTKTQISDIYIRKLNYVNVETPDVDVARLMEKYDLEAIPVVDELGRLVGRITIDDIIDVIKEDIEKRDTEDIQKFGGLEALELPYVQTRLVEMVKKRATWLVVLFIGEMFTASAMGFFEGEIEKAVVLALFVPLIISSGGNSGSQAATLIIRAMALKELTLKDWWYVMKKEIASGFLLGAILGIVGFIRIFIWRQTGLYEYGEHWLTIGLAVSLSLVFIVLWGTLSGSMIPFLLKKLRLDPATSSAPFVATLVDVTGLVIYFTIASLLLKGKLL from the coding sequence ATGGAGTTCAAAATCAGTAAAGAATTAATCAAACAGATTGCTCAACTTATTCAGGCAAAAAATAATAAGGAGCTTGAAATCTTGCTAAATGATATTCACCATGCAGATTTCGCCGAAATTCTTGATGAAGTAGAAATTGATGATGCAACTTATATTTTCAAAGTTTTAGACAGTGAAAAAACCGCCGAAATTCTACTTGAATTAGACGATGATTTACGTGAAAAAATCTTAAGCCGACTTTCTCCAAAAGAAATTGCGGAAGAACTTGATGAGCTTGAAACCAATGATGCGGCAGATATTATTGGTGAACTTTCAAAAGATCGTAAAGCTGAAGTTATCTCAGAACTTCAGGATGTTGAGCACGCAAAAAGCATCGTAGATTTACTTCGATACGATGAAGATACCGCTGGAGGTATAATGCATAAAGAATTAGTGAAGGTAAATGAAAACTGGAATGTTTTAACCTGTGTCAAAGAAATGCGAATTCAGGCAGAAAATGTTTCCAGAGTTCATTCTATATATGTAGTTGATGATGAAAATCGTTTAAAAGGAAGATTATCACTTAAAGATTTATTGACTACTTCGACCAAAACACAAATCTCGGATATTTACATTAGAAAATTAAATTATGTAAATGTTGAAACGCCAGATGTTGATGTTGCGCGTTTAATGGAGAAATATGATTTAGAGGCAATTCCAGTTGTTGACGAATTAGGACGCTTGGTTGGTCGCATTACAATTGATGATATTATCGATGTCATTAAGGAAGACATCGAGAAAAGAGATACCGAAGATATTCAGAAATTCGGGGGATTAGAAGCCTTAGAATTGCCATATGTGCAAACACGACTTGTAGAGATGGTTAAGAAAAGAGCGACATGGCTTGTTGTTCTTTTTATTGGAGAAATGTTCACTGCTTCGGCAATGGGATTTTTTGAAGGAGAAATCGAAAAAGCTGTTGTTTTGGCATTATTTGTTCCGCTTATTATATCGAGTGGAGGAAATTCAGGATCACAAGCTGCAACTCTTATTATTCGTGCAATGGCTCTAAAAGAGTTAACGCTAAAAGATTGGTGGTATGTAATGAAAAAAGAAATCGCTTCGGGTTTCTTATTGGGTGCCATTTTAGGGATTGTCGGTTTTATCAGGATATTTATTTGGCGACAAACTGGGCTTTATGAATATGGAGAACATTGGCTTACAATTGGTCTTGCCGTATCGCTTTCATTGGTGTTTATCGTTTTATGGGGAACTTTGTCTGGCTCGATGATTCCGTTTTTATTAAAGAAACTTAGGCTAGACCCCGCAACTTCATCGGCACCTTTTGTAGCTACTTTAGTAGATGTAACTGGATTAGTAATCTATTTTACAATTGCTTCTTTGCTTTTAAAAGGAAAGTTGCTTTAA
- a CDS encoding 2-hydroxyacid dehydrogenase — MSIKILHIDSNNPILWNQLEEAGFENHADFKSSKEEIETKIHDYNGVVIRSRFKIDKTFLDAATKLQFIARVGAGLESIDCEYASAKGIHLIAAPEGNRNAVAEHSLGVILSLFNNLNQADAEVKAGHWNRESNRGHELDLKTVGIIGYGNMGKAFAKKLRGFDTEVLCYDILDNVGDENAKQVSLEELREKTDVLSLHLPWTPETNKMVDSGFINAFKKPFWIINTSRGKNIVTADLVEAMKSKKILGAGLDVLEYEKLSFETLFQDNSTPEALQYLMQAKNVLLTPHIAGWTFESHERLAQVIVDKIKAVYNK, encoded by the coding sequence ATGAGCATAAAAATTCTTCATATCGACAGCAATAATCCAATTCTTTGGAATCAATTGGAAGAAGCTGGTTTCGAAAATCACGCCGATTTTAAATCTTCAAAAGAAGAAATCGAAACTAAAATTCATGATTACAATGGCGTAGTAATTAGAAGCCGTTTCAAGATTGACAAGACATTTTTAGATGCTGCAACAAAGTTGCAATTTATTGCGAGAGTTGGCGCAGGTCTAGAAAGTATTGATTGTGAGTATGCTTCTGCAAAAGGAATTCATCTTATTGCCGCTCCAGAAGGAAATCGCAACGCTGTTGCAGAACATTCGCTTGGCGTGATTTTATCTTTATTCAATAATTTAAATCAAGCTGATGCTGAAGTGAAAGCTGGACATTGGAATAGAGAGAGCAATCGTGGCCACGAGTTGGATTTGAAAACAGTGGGAATTATCGGTTACGGAAACATGGGTAAGGCTTTTGCTAAAAAACTGAGAGGTTTTGATACAGAAGTTCTTTGTTATGATATTTTGGATAATGTTGGAGACGAAAATGCCAAACAAGTTTCTCTAGAAGAATTACGCGAAAAAACAGATGTTTTAAGTTTGCACCTTCCTTGGACACCAGAAACAAATAAAATGGTTGATAGTGGCTTTATAAATGCGTTTAAAAAGCCTTTTTGGATTATAAATACTTCACGTGGTAAAAACATTGTTACAGCAGATTTGGTTGAGGCTATGAAATCGAAAAAGATTTTGGGTGCAGGTTTAGATGTTTTAGAGTACGAAAAGTTGTCGTTTGAAACCCTTTTTCAAGATAACAGCACGCCAGAAGCACTTCAGTATCTTATGCAGGCAAAAAATGTGTTATTAACGCCTCATATTGCGGGTTGGACATTTGAAAGTCATGAACGATTGGCTCAGGTTATTGTAGATAAAATTAAAGCGGTTTACAACAAATAA
- a CDS encoding DUF4234 domain-containing protein yields MELQQTSNNFEEPIPVFKVDPIMVLLFGFLTCGLYLIYWNIKVAEVFNAVAKKEVISQPIAIFAGCCMPVNIYFYYLAGKEALPKVYEKTGELQKDQSTLLIVLGFFFPIATAMIVQGDINRLYN; encoded by the coding sequence ATGGAATTACAACAAACATCGAATAATTTTGAAGAACCAATCCCGGTATTTAAAGTAGACCCAATTATGGTGTTGCTTTTTGGATTTTTAACATGCGGATTGTATTTGATTTATTGGAATATTAAAGTAGCCGAAGTTTTTAATGCTGTAGCAAAAAAAGAAGTTATCTCGCAACCAATTGCAATTTTTGCAGGTTGTTGTATGCCAGTTAATATTTATTTCTATTACTTAGCAGGTAAAGAAGCATTACCAAAAGTATATGAGAAAACTGGTGAACTTCAAAAAGATCAATCTACTTTACTAATTGTTTTAGGATTCTTTTTTCCTATTGCTACTGCAATGATCGTTCAAGGTGATATCAACAGATTATATAACTAA
- a CDS encoding DUF2752 domain-containing protein has product MISTDYITNTQTRRKIYGIIGALITLIVPFFLMLDNHNDHLETDQSFCPFKMLTGFPCPGCGITKSLVYFYQGDLYKSISYHVLGPFVIAFCIVTVLVLTLELITKKEYFTGLLYNRRLAYGLAIFLGVYHFIRLIFFVKNNSFDDILHQSIWF; this is encoded by the coding sequence GTGATATCAACAGATTATATAACTAATACGCAAACAAGACGTAAAATTTACGGAATTATCGGTGCATTAATTACACTGATAGTTCCGTTTTTTTTAATGCTTGATAATCATAATGACCATTTAGAAACAGACCAGTCTTTTTGCCCTTTTAAAATGCTGACAGGGTTTCCTTGTCCAGGATGCGGGATCACAAAATCTTTGGTTTATTTTTATCAAGGAGATTTATACAAATCAATCAGCTATCATGTTTTAGGTCCTTTTGTCATTGCATTTTGTATTGTGACTGTTTTAGTGCTTACATTAGAGCTTATTACCAAAAAAGAATACTTCACAGGGCTTTTGTATAATAGAAGGCTGGCATACGGACTAGCTATTTTTTTAGGCGTTTATCATTTTATAAGACTAATTTTCTTTGTAAAAAATAATTCTTTTGATGATATTCTGCATCAATCAATTTGGTTTTAA
- a CDS encoding TM2 domain-containing protein has protein sequence MENTKREDWNNPRYQEENKKVVAGILAILLGYLGIHKFYLGYTREGIIQLILGLMFGIGGIIGIIEGIIYLTKSDEEFYQTYQIGQRGWF, from the coding sequence ATGGAAAATACAAAAAGAGAAGATTGGAATAATCCACGTTATCAAGAAGAAAATAAAAAAGTAGTGGCTGGAATTCTAGCTATTTTGCTAGGATATTTAGGTATCCATAAATTTTATTTAGGTTATACAAGAGAAGGAATAATTCAGCTGATTTTAGGGTTAATGTTCGGAATTGGCGGCATAATCGGAATTATAGAAGGTATTATATATCTAACCAAGAGTGATGAGGAATTTTATCAAACTTATCAAATTGGTCAGCGAGGCTGGTTTTAA
- a CDS encoding DUF805 domain-containing protein: protein MLEMYKKVVFENYANFNGRARRQEYWMFFLVNLIISFVLGFIAGLISPSLVIIANIYSLAVLVPGIAVAVRRMHDVGKEWWYILIPFYNLYLCCIEGEKGSNQYGADPKNQLEDISEIGKE from the coding sequence ATGTTAGAAATGTACAAAAAGGTGGTTTTTGAAAACTACGCAAATTTTAATGGAAGAGCAAGAAGACAAGAATATTGGATGTTCTTTTTAGTAAACTTAATCATCAGTTTTGTTCTTGGTTTTATTGCTGGATTAATTTCGCCAAGTTTAGTGATTATTGCGAATATTTATAGCTTAGCAGTTTTAGTGCCTGGAATTGCTGTTGCGGTTAGAAGAATGCACGATGTTGGTAAAGAATGGTGGTATATCCTCATTCCATTTTATAACTTATATTTATGTTGTATAGAAGGTGAAAAAGGATCAAACCAATATGGTGCAGATCCTAAGAATCAATTAGAAGATATTAGTGAAATTGGAAAAGAGTAA
- a CDS encoding exodeoxyribonuclease III translates to MKIISYNVNGIRATINKGFIEWSQQANPDVICLQEIKATQDQIPVDDITAAGYPFQYYYPATKKGYSGVAILSKTKPNNIVYGTGIHHMDFEGRNLRADFDDVSVMSLYLPSGTNIERLDHKFMFMDDFQNYINELKLTIPNLIICGDYNICHEAIDIHDPVRNKTVSGFLPAERAWLDTFMKSGFIDSFRHFNKEPHHYSWWSYRAGARGNNKGWRIDYNLVSNVLENRLKRAVILPDAMHSDHCPILVEID, encoded by the coding sequence ATGAAAATTATTTCTTATAATGTAAACGGAATTAGAGCGACAATAAACAAAGGGTTTATCGAGTGGTCGCAACAAGCAAATCCTGATGTTATCTGTCTTCAGGAAATAAAAGCTACACAAGATCAAATTCCTGTAGACGATATTACTGCCGCGGGTTATCCGTTTCAATATTACTATCCTGCAACCAAAAAAGGATACAGCGGAGTAGCTATTCTTTCGAAAACAAAGCCAAATAATATTGTTTACGGAACAGGAATTCATCATATGGATTTTGAAGGAAGAAATCTTCGTGCAGATTTTGACGATGTTTCTGTAATGAGTTTGTATCTTCCGTCTGGGACAAATATTGAAAGATTGGACCATAAATTTATGTTTATGGATGATTTTCAAAATTATATCAATGAATTGAAACTTACGATTCCGAATCTGATTATATGCGGAGATTATAATATCTGTCACGAAGCAATAGATATTCATGATCCGGTTCGTAACAAAACGGTTTCTGGATTTCTTCCGGCAGAACGCGCTTGGTTAGATACTTTTATGAAATCTGGTTTTATCGACAGTTTCCGTCATTTTAACAAAGAACCACATCATTATTCATGGTGGAGTTACCGTGCAGGAGCGAGAGGAAATAATAAAGGCTGGCGTATCGATTATAATTTAGTTAGCAATGTTTTAGAAAACAGGCTAAAAAGAGCTGTTATACTACCAGACGCTATGCATTCAGATCATTGTCCGATTTTAGTCGAAATTGACTAA
- a CDS encoding OmpA/MotB family protein, with product MIKKASIGLLALALSTTSCVSKKIYNDLETKYSDLKKESRSIADENENLKKAKNQLEVDRDKLTKDLASANDDLAKQKADLAAAQNKYKVLQDSYNALEKNSNDALEKNLAKNRELLAQLEAKGKALAEEQARLDKTANRLKELEDMIVAKEEAMRKLKETLSKALTGFEGKGLTVEHKNGKVYVSMENKLLFNSGSWAVGAEGRRAVVELGKVLGDNPDLSVLIEGHTDDDPYAGSGPIANNWDLSTKRATAIVAILSENPKINKQKLTAAGRSEFSPLASNATPEGKAKNRRIEIILTPRLDEIAEMLNSIN from the coding sequence ATGATTAAAAAAGCCTCCATCGGATTACTAGCATTAGCTTTGTCCACAACGTCATGTGTTTCTAAGAAAATTTACAATGATTTAGAAACCAAATACTCAGATTTGAAGAAAGAAAGTCGTTCTATTGCTGATGAAAATGAAAATTTAAAGAAAGCAAAGAATCAGTTAGAAGTCGATCGCGATAAACTGACTAAAGATTTAGCAAGTGCTAATGATGATTTGGCAAAACAAAAAGCAGATTTAGCGGCGGCTCAAAATAAATATAAAGTTTTACAAGATTCGTATAATGCGTTAGAGAAAAACAGCAACGATGCATTAGAGAAAAACTTGGCTAAAAACCGCGAATTGTTAGCACAATTAGAAGCAAAAGGTAAAGCTCTTGCAGAAGAACAAGCCCGTTTAGACAAAACGGCAAATCGTCTAAAAGAATTAGAAGATATGATTGTCGCGAAAGAAGAAGCAATGCGTAAACTGAAAGAAACTTTATCTAAAGCATTAACTGGTTTTGAAGGTAAAGGTTTGACTGTAGAACATAAAAACGGAAAAGTATATGTTTCTATGGAAAACAAATTGCTTTTCAATTCTGGAAGCTGGGCTGTTGGTGCAGAAGGTAGAAGAGCAGTTGTAGAACTTGGAAAAGTTTTAGGTGACAATCCAGATCTTTCTGTTCTTATCGAAGGACATACAGACGACGATCCGTACGCAGGTTCAGGACCAATTGCAAACAACTGGGATTTATCTACAAAAAGAGCAACTGCAATTGTTGCTATTTTAAGCGAAAACCCAAAAATCAATAAACAAAAACTAACAGCAGCAGGAAGAAGTGAATTTTCTCCTCTGGCAAGCAATGCGACTCCGGAAGGAAAAGCTAAAAACCGAAGAATCGAAATCATCTTGACTCCAAGATTAGATGAGATTGCGGAGATGTTGAATAGCATTAACTAA
- a CDS encoding aldo/keto reductase, whose protein sequence is MKYTTLPNTDIKVSKICLGTMTFGQQNTEEEGHEQMDYALERGVNFFDTAEMYSVPASEATYGSTEKIIGTWFKKSGNRDKVVLASKIAGPNPNFGYMREKLDFSPASIKYAVENSLKRLQTDYIDLYQMHWPERKTNNFGQRAFHGHDDVWQDNFREILETFDGLIKEGKIKHIGVSNENAWGMMRLLEESKYNNLPRIKTVQNPYSLLNRLFEVNSAEVSKYENVGLLGYSPLAFGVLTGKFLTGESHPKARINLFPQYKRYNSDQCTEATKLYLEIAKKHGLTLTQLAMGFVLQQPFLTSAIIGATTLEQLKENIDTIDVTLSKQILAEIDAVQAIFPDPAP, encoded by the coding sequence ATGAAATACACTACATTACCTAACACCGATATAAAAGTTAGTAAAATCTGTCTTGGAACAATGACTTTTGGACAGCAGAATACAGAAGAAGAAGGACATGAACAAATGGATTATGCTCTTGAAAGAGGCGTAAATTTCTTCGATACAGCCGAAATGTATTCGGTTCCTGCGAGTGAAGCGACTTACGGAAGCACAGAAAAAATTATTGGAACTTGGTTTAAGAAATCGGGAAATAGAGATAAAGTTGTTTTAGCGTCTAAAATTGCGGGTCCGAATCCGAATTTTGGATATATGCGTGAGAAACTGGATTTTTCTCCAGCAAGTATTAAATACGCGGTTGAAAATAGTTTAAAAAGACTGCAAACAGATTATATCGATTTGTATCAAATGCATTGGCCAGAAAGAAAAACGAATAATTTTGGACAGCGTGCTTTTCACGGGCACGATGATGTTTGGCAAGATAACTTTAGAGAAATCTTAGAAACTTTCGATGGATTAATTAAAGAAGGTAAAATCAAACACATTGGAGTTTCTAATGAAAACGCTTGGGGAATGATGCGCCTTTTGGAAGAAAGCAAATACAACAATCTTCCAAGAATCAAAACTGTTCAAAATCCGTATTCTTTATTGAATCGTTTGTTTGAAGTGAATTCTGCAGAAGTTTCAAAATATGAAAATGTTGGTTTGCTTGGATATTCGCCTTTAGCATTCGGCGTCTTGACTGGAAAATTCTTAACTGGAGAAAGTCATCCAAAAGCGAGAATTAATCTTTTTCCGCAATACAAACGTTACAATAGCGACCAATGTACCGAAGCAACAAAATTGTATCTGGAAATCGCTAAAAAACATGGTTTAACGCTAACGCAATTGGCAATGGGATTCGTTTTGCAACAACCATTCTTAACAAGTGCTATTATTGGAGCTACGACATTAGAACAATTAAAAGAAAACATCGATACAATTGATGTCACGCTTTCTAAACAAATCTTAGCAGAAATTGACGCGGTTCAGGCTATATTTCCTGATCCAGCACCGTAA
- a CDS encoding murein L,D-transpeptidase catalytic domain-containing protein yields MALFLDMKIESGRNRFFIYDLKNNKLLDKGLVGHGSGSETGIPGELKFSNVKNSNCSSLGKYAIGGSYVGTFGKAYKLYGLDKTNNNAFDRNIVLHKYSEIPFDEQPYPICNSLGCPMVNEKFFGVLEKLIDNSKKKIILVMYY; encoded by the coding sequence GTGGCATTATTTTTAGATATGAAGATAGAATCTGGAAGAAATCGGTTTTTTATTTATGATTTAAAAAACAACAAATTACTGGATAAAGGTTTGGTTGGACACGGTTCTGGTTCTGAAACAGGAATTCCTGGGGAACTAAAATTCAGCAATGTTAAAAATTCAAATTGCAGTTCGTTAGGCAAATACGCCATTGGCGGTTCGTATGTTGGAACATTTGGAAAAGCCTATAAATTGTATGGTTTAGACAAAACCAACAATAACGCTTTTGATCGAAATATAGTGCTTCATAAATACTCAGAAATTCCTTTTGATGAACAGCCTTACCCAATTTGCAATAGTTTGGGATGTCCAATGGTAAACGAAAAATTCTTCGGAGTTCTCGAAAAACTAATTGACAATTCTAAAAAGAAAATAATTCTAGTGATGTACTATTAA